In the genome of Deinococcus aquaedulcis, one region contains:
- a CDS encoding CbrC family protein, whose amino-acid sequence MSEALPFFRYHPDPLATGMIEPFEGECPCCAQVRGYRYTSIPFAEDEWPDLCPWCIADGSAHERLEAEFTDSHGVGGGSWAPLPDEVRQVIVTRTPGFSGWQQERWWTHCSDGAAFLGRAGAEELAQYPEFAQMLREQLTLPEGEWVRFAQTLNRAGSPTAYLFQCLHCGAYGGYTDAD is encoded by the coding sequence ATGAGTGAGGCCCTGCCTTTCTTCCGGTACCATCCCGACCCTCTGGCCACTGGCATGATTGAACCTTTTGAAGGCGAGTGTCCCTGCTGCGCTCAGGTGCGCGGCTACCGTTACACCTCCATCCCGTTTGCAGAGGACGAGTGGCCTGACCTGTGTCCGTGGTGTATCGCGGATGGTTCGGCGCATGAGCGCCTGGAGGCTGAGTTCACAGACTCGCACGGCGTGGGAGGAGGAAGCTGGGCACCTCTTCCAGATGAGGTCAGGCAGGTCATCGTTACGCGGACGCCTGGGTTCTCAGGCTGGCAACAGGAGCGGTGGTGGACCCACTGCTCAGATGGAGCTGCCTTTCTGGGCCGAGCGGGAGCGGAAGAACTGGCCCAGTACCCCGAGTTTGCCCAGATGCTGCGTGAACAGCTGACGTTGCCGGAGGGGGAGTGGGTGCGTTTTGCCCAGACACTGAACAGGGCGGGAAGCCCCACGGCCTACCTGTTTCAATGTCTTCACTGCGGCGCGTATGGCGGGTACACCGATGCCGACTGA
- a CDS encoding NUDIX domain-containing protein, giving the protein MSAPRFANLSPGADRVGRACAWIEREDGCVLMVGLAWGGWTLPGGGVHPGESGAQAAMREAWEEAGAHTEVAGEPVSLTGASGADAECWPLRLLALDPSPEGRPVAWVNPRALPWADDVQLRQVLAARGELPSGLDVPPLVAAALKEAARLHIQDSCSLETGRLLRTLAASKPGGRLLELGSGVGAGAAWVLAGMDPSARLLTVEADPLRAETAWAVLAPDPRARVLHGDWTGALAQGPFDLLFADCRAAKGEGEVLGQLVAALAPGGLLVMDDFSPPAHLPEALRGGDPLRGALFSHPALNCSELEVSRRERVVLGVKR; this is encoded by the coding sequence GTGAGCGCGCCCCGGTTTGCCAACCTCTCGCCCGGGGCCGACCGGGTGGGCCGCGCCTGCGCCTGGATTGAGCGGGAGGACGGCTGCGTGCTGATGGTGGGCCTGGCCTGGGGCGGCTGGACCCTGCCGGGCGGCGGGGTGCACCCCGGCGAAAGCGGCGCCCAGGCGGCCATGCGCGAAGCCTGGGAGGAAGCTGGCGCCCATACTGAAGTGGCCGGCGAACCTGTCTCTCTGACCGGAGCCAGCGGCGCGGACGCCGAGTGCTGGCCGCTGCGTCTGCTCGCCCTGGACCCCAGCCCCGAAGGCCGCCCGGTGGCCTGGGTGAATCCCCGGGCATTGCCCTGGGCCGACGACGTGCAGCTGCGGCAGGTGCTGGCGGCGCGCGGCGAGCTGCCCAGTGGCCTGGACGTGCCCCCGCTGGTCGCCGCCGCCCTGAAGGAAGCCGCGCGGCTGCACATACAGGACTCGTGTTCGCTGGAAACGGGCCGCCTGCTGCGTACCCTGGCCGCCAGCAAGCCAGGCGGGCGGCTGCTGGAACTGGGCAGCGGGGTGGGCGCAGGCGCCGCGTGGGTGCTGGCTGGCATGGACCCCTCCGCGCGCCTGCTGACCGTAGAGGCCGATCCTCTGCGTGCCGAGACCGCCTGGGCCGTCCTGGCCCCCGACCCGCGCGCCCGGGTGCTGCACGGCGACTGGACCGGCGCGCTGGCTCAGGGGCCCTTTGACCTGCTGTTTGCCGATTGCCGCGCGGCCAAGGGCGAAGGCGAGGTGCTGGGTCAGCTGGTGGCCGCCCTGGCCCCTGGCGGCCTGCTGGTCATGGACGATTTCAGTCCGCCTGCACACCTGCCCGAAGCGCTGCGGGGCGGCGACCCGTTGCGCGGCGCTCTGTTCAGCCACCCGGCCCTGAATTGCAGCGAGCTGGAAGTCAGCCGCCGCGAGCGCGTGGTGCTGGGGGTGAAACGATGA
- a CDS encoding nucleoside deaminase, producing the protein MTGRREAVRGGQGREVGFGKLFFEHAAGWQAALTEAWTAYLHGSYPIGAVIVDGGGQLLARGRNRLGEERRVDGVISGHDLAHAEINALLNLPGTPRPECQSWTVLTTVEPCPQCAGAIAMSGLRAVAYAAPDPWGGCTRLLTDDAYVQKKGIRVGRAPEAVQRLALRLMVHAIVEEGRGERGAVLHSFAAVHPDDVALAEALYGAGTLRALRDRRAPLADALAVLA; encoded by the coding sequence GTGACGGGGAGGCGGGAAGCGGTGCGCGGGGGGCAGGGAAGAGAGGTGGGCTTTGGCAAACTGTTTTTTGAGCATGCCGCAGGCTGGCAGGCCGCCCTCACTGAAGCCTGGACGGCCTACTTACACGGCTCGTATCCCATTGGGGCGGTGATCGTGGATGGGGGTGGGCAGCTGCTGGCGCGGGGGCGCAACCGGCTGGGCGAGGAGCGGCGGGTGGACGGGGTCATCAGCGGGCATGATCTGGCGCACGCCGAGATCAATGCGCTGCTGAACCTGCCGGGCACGCCCCGCCCCGAGTGCCAGAGCTGGACGGTGCTGACCACGGTGGAGCCCTGCCCGCAGTGTGCCGGAGCGATTGCCATGAGCGGCCTGCGCGCGGTGGCCTACGCCGCGCCCGACCCCTGGGGCGGCTGCACCCGCCTGCTGACGGACGACGCCTACGTGCAGAAAAAAGGCATTCGGGTGGGCCGGGCCCCCGAGGCCGTGCAGCGGCTGGCCCTGCGGCTGATGGTTCACGCCATCGTGGAAGAGGGCAGGGGCGAGCGCGGCGCGGTGCTGCACAGCTTTGCGGCGGTCCACCCCGACGACGTGGCCCTGGCCGAGGCGCTGTATGGGGCCGGCACCCTGCGGGCCCTGCGGGATCGCCGCGCCCCTCTGGCCGACGCGCTGGCGGTGCTGGCGTGA